The Bartonella australis AUST/NH1 genome contains the following window.
TCGCCAATGCAAGCGGGTTGCCAGACCCCAACAATTATTCCACAGCGCGTGATATCGCCCTCTTAGCCGTTCAAATTCGCCGCGAATTTCCTCAATATGCCCATTATTTTTCTATCCCGGCCATTGATTTTGGCGACGGCAAAAAAATCAAACGCAATTCAAATAATCTCATTGGCCGCTTCAATGGAATAGACGGCATGAAAACCGGCTTCATTTGCGCATCTGGTTTTAACCTCGTTGCTTCAGCAACCCGTAATCAACGCACAATTATCGCCGTTATTTTAGGGGCAAACAACATCAATGAACGAGAAAGTATAGCCGCACAACTGCTTGATACAAGTTTTTCGAAAAAAGGATCACCAAAATTAACTTTAGCAACACTGAGACCCTATGGCGCTAAGATAACACAAGTAACTGATATGAAACAGAAAATATGTAACCCTAAAACAAGAGAGATATATGCAGATTCTTACGACCAGCAAGGTAACGTCATTCTTACTTCACCTTTAATTACTGCTTTGCCTTCTTTTATCCTTCCATTGCCGGTACGCCTGATAAATAAGAAACAGACACACAAAATCGCAAAAAAAATGTCACAAGGCATTCCTATTCCACATAAACGACCTGCCTATACCCCGTGATGAAAGTAGTCCGCAAAAATTGATGTTTCCCACGAAAACTACACACATTCCCGTTACC
Protein-coding sequences here:
- a CDS encoding D-alanyl-D-alanine carboxypeptidase family protein, with product MRRFFCNLLLSFILSTMSLPSLAHPLISVDVETGRILAHNQAFERWYPASLTKLMTTYVIFRAMSKGEILPQQAIVISKHAANTPAVHSGYKAGSVLTLETALSILLVKSANDLAIAISEAFSGSEKAFVQQMNIHARRLGMFGTHFANASGLPDPNNYSTARDIALLAVQIRREFPQYAHYFSIPAIDFGDGKKIKRNSNNLIGRFNGIDGMKTGFICASGFNLVASATRNQRTIIAVILGANNINERESIAAQLLDTSFSKKGSPKLTLATLRPYGAKITQVTDMKQKICNPKTREIYADSYDQQGNVILTSPLITALPSFILPLPVRLINKKQTHKIAKKMSQGIPIPHKRPAYTP